One window of Quercus robur chromosome 12, dhQueRobu3.1, whole genome shotgun sequence genomic DNA carries:
- the LOC126709569 gene encoding protein YABBY 4-like has product MSSSSTLSLDHLPPSEQLCYVHCNICDTVLAVSVPCTSLFKTVTVRCGHCTNLLPVNMRGLLLPSANQFHLGHSFFSPSHNLLEEIPNPSPNFLINQNNGSDFTMPARGGVSELPRPPAINRPPEKRQRVPSAYNRFIKDEIQRIKSVNPDISHREAFSAAAKNWAHFPHIHFGLMPDQTVKKTNVRQEGEDVLMKDGFFASADVGVSPY; this is encoded by the exons ATGTCCTCCTCTTCTACCTTGTCTTTGGACCACCTTCCTCCTTCCGAGCAGCTCTGTTATGTCCATTGCAACATTTGCGACACTGTCCTTGCG GTGAGTGTTCCTTGTACCAGTTTGTTCAAGACTGTAACGGTAAGATGTGGCCACTGCACCAACCTCTTGCCAGTGAACATGCGTGGCTTGCTTCTGCCTTCAGCTAATCAGTTTCATCTGGGTCACTCTTTCTTCTCTCCTTCCCATAATCTCCTG GAAGAGATACCAAATCCATCCCCAAACTTCTTGATCAACCAAAACAATGGCAGTGACTTCACCATGCCTGCTCGTGGAGGAGTCAGTGAACTTCCAAGGCCCCCTGCCATAAATAGAC CTCCAGAGAAGAGACAGAGAGTCCCATCTGCATACAACCGCTTCATCAA GGACGAGATCCAACGCATCAAGTCTGTAAATCCCGATATATCCCACAGAGAAGCCTTCAGTGCTGCAGCCAAGAAT TGGGCCCACTTCCCACACATTCACTTTGGTCTCATGCCTGACCAGACTGTGAAGAAGACAAACGTGCGCCAG GAAGGAGAGGACGTCCTGATGAAAGATGGGTTTTTCGCTTCAGCTGATGTGGGTGTTTCTCCTTACTAA